In Desulfosalsimonas propionicica, the DNA window AGGATGTGGAAACTTACTACTCCTGCACCCTGTGCCAGTCCTTTGCGCCCAATCACGTCTGCTCGGTATCCCCGGAACGGACCGGTCTGTGCGGCGCTTATAACTGGATGGACTGCAAGGCCTCCTACGAGATCAACCCCACAGGCCCCAACCAGCCAATTAAAAAGGGTGAAGTAATTGATCCGCGCCTGGGTCAGTGGAAAGGGGTCAATGAGTTTGTCAAGCAGGCATCCCGCGGTGCGGTGGAAGGCTACAACTTCTACTCCATTGTTTATGATCCCATGACCACGTGCGGGTGCTGCGAGTGCATCGCTGCGGTGCTGCCCACCTGTAACGGGGTTATGACGGTCAACCGGGAATATACCGGAGACACCCCATGCGGTATGAAGTTTACTACCCTGGCCGGTGTCATGGGCGGCGGTGCCAAATCGCCGGGTTTTGTGGGCCATTCCAAGTTCAACATCACCCAGCGCAAGTTCATCCGCGGCGACGGTCCGCCGGATATGGACGAAGGCGGACTGCTCAGAATCGTCTGGATGCCCAAGATGCTCAAAGAAGAGATCAAGGACCGGATTGATTCCCGGGCCAAGGAACTGGGTGTTCCGGATTTTTATGACAAGATCGCAGATGAGACCGTTGGCACCACGGAAGAGGAAGTCATGGAATTTCTCAAGGAAAAGGATCATCCGGCGCTGAAGCTGGAATCCGTCGTGGGTTGATGACAGCAGACAAGGAACCGGGCCGCAGACAGCGGCCCGGTTCTGATTCGGTTATAATGACAGGATAGCGTAAAGCGAGGAGAAAAAAATGGCACTCACCGGAATTCAGATATTTAAGCTGCTGCCGCAGACCAACTGCAAGGAATGCGGGGCTCCCACGTGTCTTGCCTTTGCAATGAACCTTGCTTCCGGAAAAGCCGAACTCGACGCCTGCCCGTATGTATCTGATGAGGCGCGCGAGCAGCTGGCCGAAGCATCGGCCCCCCCGATTCTGCCGGTTCAGATCGGCAAAGGGGTCCGGGCAAGAACCGTGGGCGGCGAAACCGTTCAGTACCGCCACGAAAAAACCTTTTTCAATCCCACTGCACTGGCCGGCAAGATCAAGTCAGACATGGATGACAAGGAACTGGACCAGAAACTCAAGGTATGGAATGCCTTCCAGTTCGAGCGCGTGGGCTTTACCCTGCGGCCCGAGCTTGTGGCCCTGGAAGACGCCAACGGCGATGCCGACGCATTTGCCGCCAAGGCCAAAAAGATTGCTGAAAACTCGGAATTCAACCTCATCCTGATGTCGGAAAATCTCGATGTGATGAAGGCCGCCGTGGAGGTTTGCAAGTTTAAAAATCCCCTGATTTATGCAGCCACCAAGGATAATTTTGACGATTTCTCCGCACTGGCCAAGGAAAACGACCTTCCCCTGACCATCAAGGCCGATTCCGTGGAAGGCCTCATGGAGATGACCGACAAGCTTAGGGATGAAGGGTTTAAAAAGATCGTCATTGATTCCGGATCCAGGGATGTCAAGAAGGCCTATGAAGACCAGGTCAACATTCGCCGGGCAGCCCTGAAAAAGAGCAACCGCTCGGTTGGGTATCCCACCATTGTATTTCCGTGCGAAATGGCATCCAATCTGGACATGGAAACGCTTCTGGCCTCCATGTTCATTGCCAAGTACGGCGCCATTTGCGTGATGTCGGATTTTGCCAGTGAATCCCTGTTTGCCCTGCTGCTCGAACGGCTCAATATCTTCACTGACCCGCAGCGGCCCATGACAGTGGTGGAAGACATCTACCCCATCGGTAATCCGGACGAGAATTCACCGGTGCTGATCACCACCAACTTTGCTTTGACCTATTTTATTGTCTCCGGCGAGATTGAAGGCAGCAAGGTTCCGGCCTGGCTGTTGGTCAAAGACACCGAAGGCCTGTCCGTGCTAACGGCGTGGGCGGCCGGAAAATTTGCCGGCGATGATGTGGGCATGTTTGTGAAAAAATGCGGCATTGCCGACAAGGTCAAAAACAAGGAACTCATTATTCCCGGTTATGCCGCTTCCATTACCGGTGAGATCGAAGAAGAGCTTCCGGACTGGACCGTAACGGTCGGGCCGCGGGAAGCCCCGCACCTTCCGGCATTCCTGAAGCAGAGACAATAACCGAGAATCCGGCCCGGACCCGCAGTCTGTGCCGGACGCAGAACCAACAAAGGGAGGTTCTCCATGCAGTTGATAGGCGAAAGTTTGAATGTCATGTCCAAGAAAATTGGCAAGGCATTAAAGGAACGGGACCCAGCCCCCATCCAGGAGGAAGTCAAGGACCAGGAAGCCCGGGGGATGGATTATATTGACATCAACCTCGGCCCGGCCAAGAAAGACGGCACCGAACTGATGCCCTGGGTGGTCAAGACCGTGCAGGAAGTCACGGAACTGCCCCTGGCCCTGGATACTTCCAATATTGATGCCATTGCTGAAGGCCTGAAGGTCTATAAGGCCACCGCTCAGCCGCCCCTGATCAACTCGATCATGGCCCGGCCCGAGCGGTACGAAAAAATGCTGCCCATTGCCGCAGAGTACAATGCCGATTTCATCGCCCTGATGTGGGGTCCGGAAGGCCTGCCCCGGGATGAAAACGAGCGGGCGGCACTGTGCGTGGAACTGCTGTATGCAGCCAATGAAGCGGGCATTGCAAATGAAAAGATCTGGGTCGACGGCATTGTCACCCCGGTCAACATTCAGCAGGAACAGCTGGTGAGCCTGATGAATTTTTACATGATGCTTCAGGATATCGCCCCGGGCGCCAAAAGCACCTGCGGGCTGTCCAATATCTCCAACGGCCCGCCGGCTTATCTGCGCCCCATTTTGAATCAGACCTACATGGTCATGCTGGAGCGCTACGGCATGTATTCTGTGATTTCCGATCCCCTGGATGAAAAACTGACCGCCATTGCCAAGGGAAAACATCCGGAAATCGTGGACGTGATCCAAAAAGCCATGGACGAGCCCGTAGATGCCAGCCAGTATGAAAAAGAACTGGCCGACTATGTCAAGACCGTGGACGTGATCCTCGGCCGCAAGCTCTATTCCGATTCCTGGCTTGAGCTGTAATTTTTCCGGATTTTGTTCTGAAAATCAAAAAGCCCTGACTCCCTTTTCGGGAGCAGGGCTTTTATTTTAGGCCAATCATGCCCAAGCGACTGTTTTTCCGGGGGTGGCCAGTGTTGTCAGTAATTTGCTTGACTTGTTGCACAATTTGGGTAAAATAATAAAGTTAACGGCGTCAGAAGGCGTCTTACGGAATTTTTTGATTGTACAAATCTGCCGATTATGATTTGCGTTTTTTGAGTGCGCGGCATTAATACGGGTGCAGTGACGAAGCCACGAAGGTTTATATTCCCCGGCAAAGGGAATGAACACTTTGTGGCTTTTTTGGTTTGAAATGGATGATACCCTATGATTTGCCAATATTGGATAATGTCGTATGTTTGCAGACATGACAAAAAAAATGACCACTTTGGCTGCCGTCCCGGCGGTGCTTTTCCTTTTGGCGGCCGGGATATTGGGGCATGGAGCCGTTGTTTGGGCTGGTGAGGCGGAAAACGAGCGGAGCATCGAGCGCGATACCAATAATGACGGGCAAGTGGACCAGATTGCCCATTTTGACAAATCCGGCCGGCTGGTCAAGCTGTTTGTGGACCAAAACAACGATGGGGACATGGATGGCTTCCAGTATTATGAAAACGGCCGACTGGTGCGCATTGAACGTGATACCACCGGCGACGGTAAAATCGATGTCCGCGATTTTTATAACAATGAACAGCGGACCCGCCAGCAGCGGCTTGATGACCAGGGCCGGGTTCAAAAAAGCCTGCAGTTTGATAGCAAGGGCCGGGTGACCAGACAGAAGATCGACTCCACAAAAGATGGCCGACTGGATACGGTTATGGAATATGAAAACGGGCAGCTGGTGACCAGAAAGCAGGATACCAGCGGCAATGGCGACTTTGATCGTTTTGAGACATACATTGGCGGAAAAATTCAAAAGCGGCAGATTGATCAGAGCGGAAACGGCCGCTGGGATGAAAGGGTTTTTTTCCAAAATACGCAGCCGCAAAAGGCGGAATACGACACCAATCAGGATGGGAAATTTGACCGGATCGTGTTTTATAAAAACGGCAAACCCGCCAGGGTGGAAAACGATGCCGATTATGACGGCCATCCCGAGCAGACCGTATACCCGACTGAATCGGGCAATGACAAAAAAGTGGTCATTGACGCAGACAACGATGGTGTTGCAGAAAAGACCCGGTATTATGAAAATCAGAACCTGGTGCGGGAGGAAAAAGATACCAATCATGATGGTCAGACGGACTGGCGCCGGTTTTACTCCGGGGAGAAAAAGGGTCAGATTTTTCAGGACAAGGATCATGACGGCCGATTTGAAACAGCTGTGTTTCTTGACTCCGGCATTGGCGCACAGATGGTGGAAATTGATAAAAACGGCGACGGCCGGGCCGACCGCCGGGCTTGGTATAATGGAGGCGGCCGCCTGATCAAGCAGCAGACACGGCACGGCGATGATGCCGGGTCTTTGAACATGACCTGGTATTATGACAAAGATGGGCAGGTCGTTTTCGCGGAAAAAGATTTAACCGGAAACGGGGCTCCGGATGCCTGGTATTCGTATGAACAGGGACGTCTTTCCGAAATCCGCCGGGATACCACAGGAGACGGCAGCGCAGATGTCTGGGAAATCTACGGGGAGAATCAGCACCTGCTGAAGCGCTCCAAAGATCTGGATTATGACGGCGTGGCCGATATTCACACTGAGCCCGGCAAAGAAGCAGACAGTTAGACCCAGTTTCGGTAAAAGGAGAAAGATTAATGACGCTTGGATTTATTGCAAAGGGCGGAGTGCTGGTAATTCCGATCCTGCTGTGTTCGGTGCTTGTGCTGGCCATTTTTCTGGAACGGGTGATTCGCTTTACTCTCATGCGCGCCAGGGGTGCAGGGCTGGCTGAGAAAGTTATCAGCCTGCTTAAATCCGGCGATGCCCCGGGTGCGGCCCGGATGGCGGAACAAAGCAATTCCCCCATGGGGCGGGTATTGCGAAAGGCAATGGATTATCGCAACGAAGACAGGGAGGTTCTGGAAACCGTTATCATTCATGCCACCGAAGAAGAAGTCCGGGGGTTGTCCCGGTATTTGCAGGCCCTTGCCACCATTGGCAATATTGCGCCGTTGCTGGGCCTGCTGGGTACCGTCATCGGCATGATCAAGGCGTTTATGGTGATTCAGGAAATGGGCGGCAAGGTCAATGCCGCAGTACTGGCCGGCGGTATCTGGGAGGCCATGCTCACCACCGCCCTGGGACTTGCCGTGGCCCTGCCGGCCATGGTGATCCACAGCTACCTGCTGGCCCGGGTGGAGCGCTACGAGGCCCGGCTTCACGACGGTGCGGTCACTTTTCTCACTGCCCTGACCGGACGGAAATAAGGAGGCCTCCATGCTGGTGCATCGAAAGAAAAAAGAGCGTTACCGGATGCAGGCGCCCATGACGCCCTTGATTGATATTGTTTTTATGCTGCTGATTTATTTTCTGCTGACCACCAATTTTATTTCCGAGTCCGGCATAGACGTCAATCTGCCGGAATCCAGCTCCGCAGCAGCCCGGGAGCGTCAGGAAATTACAGTTTATCTGGACCGGGATGACAAGATCTATCTCGGAGAGGAACCAGTGGCCTTAAACAATCTTCAGCAAAGGCTGGAAAACCGGCTGCGGGCTGAGCCCGGCTCCAGTCTGGTGATGGTCAAGGCAGATCGGTCCGTTGATCTTGAATCTGCGGTCAATGTCATGGACATTGCCCGGGCCGCGGGCGCCGGGCGCCTGTTTCTGGCCACTGAAAAAGCCGGCAAAAGGCCTTGAGCGCATACCCTATGGCCGGGTTTATCAAATATTTCCAAAACATCAACTGGCTGTTCTGGATGCTGGTGATTTTTTCTGTGGGCCTTCATCTGGGTTTGTTCTGGCAGTTTCGGCAGATGTCACCTTCTTCGCCGGAAAAAGTCATTGAAGTGACGGTGGATACAGCAGCAGAACCCGAAGGCCGGCCAGTGCCCAAACCCCCGGCCCGTCCTCCGGATCCGGCCCCTGCTGCTGACGCACCAACACCGGATGCGCCCCGTCTGCCGGAGATTCCGACGCAGGAGCCAGCAGTGCCCGAAGCAAAACAGCCGGAGGTTGTGCCCGAGCAGGTGGCCCAATGGCAGGGCCCGGAAACTTTTGAAACCGCTGAAGACCGTCCGGAACCACGCAGGCCCGCAAGGCCGAATAAAGATGTTATGGCCGCCTATTTTTCCGGGCTCCGGGC includes these proteins:
- a CDS encoding dihydropteroate synthase, encoding MQLIGESLNVMSKKIGKALKERDPAPIQEEVKDQEARGMDYIDINLGPAKKDGTELMPWVVKTVQEVTELPLALDTSNIDAIAEGLKVYKATAQPPLINSIMARPERYEKMLPIAAEYNADFIALMWGPEGLPRDENERAALCVELLYAANEAGIANEKIWVDGIVTPVNIQQEQLVSLMNFYMMLQDIAPGAKSTCGLSNISNGPPAYLRPILNQTYMVMLERYGMYSVISDPLDEKLTAIAKGKHPEIVDVIQKAMDEPVDASQYEKELADYVKTVDVILGRKLYSDSWLEL
- a CDS encoding ExbD/TolR family protein, with product MLVHRKKKERYRMQAPMTPLIDIVFMLLIYFLLTTNFISESGIDVNLPESSSAAARERQEITVYLDRDDKIYLGEEPVALNNLQQRLENRLRAEPGSSLVMVKADRSVDLESAVNVMDIARAAGAGRLFLATEKAGKRP
- a CDS encoding energy transducer TonB; translation: MSAYPMAGFIKYFQNINWLFWMLVIFSVGLHLGLFWQFRQMSPSSPEKVIEVTVDTAAEPEGRPVPKPPARPPDPAPAADAPTPDAPRLPEIPTQEPAVPEAKQPEVVPEQVAQWQGPETFETAEDRPEPRRPARPNKDVMAAYFSGLRAAIERNKQYPGFARQRRQEGRVIVSFHVDSKGRVSDPEVMESSGFSSLDNAAVEAVRAAGPFDPPPPAAGDPPIGLEIPIVFQLRR
- the acsC gene encoding acetyl-CoA decarbonylase/synthase complex subunit gamma; this translates as MALTGIQIFKLLPQTNCKECGAPTCLAFAMNLASGKAELDACPYVSDEAREQLAEASAPPILPVQIGKGVRARTVGGETVQYRHEKTFFNPTALAGKIKSDMDDKELDQKLKVWNAFQFERVGFTLRPELVALEDANGDADAFAAKAKKIAENSEFNLILMSENLDVMKAAVEVCKFKNPLIYAATKDNFDDFSALAKENDLPLTIKADSVEGLMEMTDKLRDEGFKKIVIDSGSRDVKKAYEDQVNIRRAALKKSNRSVGYPTIVFPCEMASNLDMETLLASMFIAKYGAICVMSDFASESLFALLLERLNIFTDPQRPMTVVEDIYPIGNPDENSPVLITTNFALTYFIVSGEIEGSKVPAWLLVKDTEGLSVLTAWAAGKFAGDDVGMFVKKCGIADKVKNKELIIPGYAASITGEIEEELPDWTVTVGPREAPHLPAFLKQRQ
- a CDS encoding MotA/TolQ/ExbB proton channel family protein; translated protein: MTLGFIAKGGVLVIPILLCSVLVLAIFLERVIRFTLMRARGAGLAEKVISLLKSGDAPGAARMAEQSNSPMGRVLRKAMDYRNEDREVLETVIIHATEEEVRGLSRYLQALATIGNIAPLLGLLGTVIGMIKAFMVIQEMGGKVNAAVLAGGIWEAMLTTALGLAVALPAMVIHSYLLARVERYEARLHDGAVTFLTALTGRK